From the genome of Miscanthus floridulus cultivar M001 chromosome 10, ASM1932011v1, whole genome shotgun sequence, one region includes:
- the LOC136488588 gene encoding classical arabinogalactan protein 4-like, with translation MRRRPLPTAGLQPSAGGTLPLLLAPSAPPNPFTTAAPASPGCATTRSSAATPSPSPQLQSTHPAPPPSLPAATQAPAASLASRRASAGKGPTLLPHAPSFYLGETPSRPKTLRWMDSDSDCDSSDSPPPPSSKLDASLLELSDMDDEHQLGRS, from the coding sequence AtgcgccgccgccccctccccacTGCCGGCCTTCAGCCTAGCGCCGGAGGCACCCTTCCCCTCCTCCTTGCTCCCTCTGCGCCCCCAAATCCCTTCACCACCGCAGCCCCTGCTTCCCCCGGATGCGCCACCACCAGGTCCAGCGCCGCCACCCCCTCCCCGTCGCCGCAGCTTCAATCCACCCACCCTGCTCCCCCACCCAGCCTACCGGCCGCCACCCAGGCACCGGCGGCCTCCCTAGCCTCCCGTCGAGCCTCCGCTGGTAAGGGCCCAACTCTCTTGCCGCACGCGCCATCATTCTACCTTGGCGAAACACCCAGTCGCCCCAAGACCTTACGTTGGATGGACTCTGACTCCGACTGCGACTCCTCCGACTCCCCACCGCCACCATCTTCCAAGCTCGACGCCAGTCTGCTGGAGCTCTCCGACATGGATGATGAACACCAACTTGGTAGGTCCTAG